The following is a genomic window from Eubalaena glacialis isolate mEubGla1 chromosome 18, mEubGla1.1.hap2.+ XY, whole genome shotgun sequence.
TAAAtgatttataaaaagtaaaaccttTGTATGCTTCAAGAAAGTAAGTATAGTCTTAGTATAGTTTTTCTGCTGAAAATGATGTAAAAGTGAATATGATGATCTGATTACAATGAAAAGACTTATTTACTTTGTTCCCTCCCTGGCAGTAGGAACTTAGTGTTGTGCCTGTTCTTCAGAAGCGTTTGACACCAGTTTCCTTTGCCCTTTATGGCTGTGTTCAGCATGTGGAGGACAGAAGCACCAGAAATTTGTACTTTCTGAATTCCCTTGCTAGTCCTCCTTCTCTTGGTCTGTATGTTTCTCCTTAAATTCTTCCCTGTGAAGACTGAAAATATCTATGGACcagttttccttccctttttcgtGTGTGAGATAGGTTTCTTTGAGACTGGATTTAAGGTAGCTACTTTATCCTGTTAGATAACTCCAGGTGGTCCCAATTTTTCCTcgcttttctaatttttaaaaaaagtgcacatatgttttttaaatatccttCTTATTTTCAATCACTGTTATTTGCCCTCTACATATGTTCTCTTGGGGTTTCTTGACTGAAGGattctcctttttctctgtgGCTGATGAGACCTTCTCATCCTACCTGAAACTTTGTCCTCTTTCTTTGCTGCTTGTGGCTGAGCTGGGTTTGTTTGTCTCAGCAATTCCCTGCACACTTTAACTGGAGTTGGCCCGCTGGGGTTTACAGTATGAGAGGCTGTGCTGGTTCTCCTAGCGAACTGGCCTCAGGCCTTTCCTGAATGGAACTAGCAGAACTCTGTGGTCAGCAAAttattcccctcccccccacccccccgcaacAGTATCTCCTCCTCTCATTCCCCCCATTACATCAAAGCTTTTGCAtccaaaaagaacaaaaccaatTGTTCTGGGGACCTGGGGATGACTCCTGTCCATTTTGCCTTTCCTTAGGAGGCCCTATTCAGATTGGGTAAATGGTCTGTAATCCAGGAGATCAGATTTTGCTTtatcagctattttttttttaatccaatgtaACGTTGAAAATCTACTATCTTACACACTGAAAGAGAGGGTATGGTTGTTCATACGCTTGAATAATAATTGTTAGTTTTTAAATACAGGAATttgatagaatatgaaaaagttctTGGGTATGTAAGACTCAGTTTTACTTTTTAGTTGAGCTTATTTTGATATTTGATATTCTAATTATACCTTTCATTATtacaacagtttaaaaaaaagtctttttcccccttttgtagGCAGTCATTATTTGtatcaaaaacaaagaatttgaaaaggcttcaaaaattttgaaaaaacataTGTCCAAGGACCCCACAACTCAGgtaaatttgatatatttttgcTCCCATGACCTAAATCCAGCTCATTGCCTTTTGTGGGGAAACAGGGAAAGGGTTCTCTGTCAGGAATGTTATCTAAATATTCGCCTTTAAACATTCAGCACCTTGAGCATGTTGCCTTTTATATCCAGGATAACTTACTGTTAGACTGGCTTTTCAaaaatttgtttgaaaatttACATAAATCATTTACTTGCCCATTCCTGTCAGGTTTCTGACTGAACTTTAGTGATCAGCACTGGTATTCACTTCTGACTTCACATAAACGCTGATCCTGCAGACTTGAGAATCTGCCTTGGTGAGGACTTAACTCCTCTATTTTCTGGTGTCAAAAGCTCTGTTGGTACCctgctagtattttttttcctttataaatataaattttcagtttttgaaaaggtaatacatatatgtaatacaACATTCGAAAGGTACCACAAAAGAGCTTAGTGAAAATTCTCTCATGTCTGACTCAGCCATCTCGTTCCTCTCCTTAGAGGCAaccaatgtttttttcttttattcttaacaGAGATATTCTGTGCATATGCAAGCAAATgagtatgcatgtgtatatatatacagacatacacatatatccattcttcctGTTCTTCCCATATACATATGTGAGCATATTCTACACACTAATTTGAGCATTTTGTAAATTGCTTTTTTCCCTTAATGTATCTTGGAGATCTTTTTATATTAGTACATAGGGAGCTTTTCAtcctttttggttttcttttttggaagtttaaaaatctttatgTAAAAGTATAAAGGTACTTTAGATCCTAAgttcttcatccttttttttttatagctacaTAGTTACCTACTGTGGCTGATCAGTAATTTTTTGACCTGTTCTACATTGTGGTAGGCTTCCCTTCTTATATGTGTACCAGTGATATTCATCGACAGCATTGTGAAAGTTCTGATAGCATTGTTTTAACTCATTATCATTGAATTTTTACTggagtttttctttctcacgTTGCAAAAATTGGTCCTTTGTATAGAAGCTGAGAAATGATCTCCTGAACATTATCCGTGAAAAGAACTTGGCCCATCCTGTTATCCAGAACTTTTCCTACGAAACCTTCCAGCAGAAGATGCTGCGCTTCCTGGAGAGTCACCTGGATGATGCAGAGCCCTACCTCCTCACGGTGGGGCTTGGCCTTCTCTTCCCATAACTGTGATGTAGCCTGGAGGATGTGTAGGCAATTAGAAAAGGACAGctcttttttaaagtgaaaagagTAAATGTGTAGAAAAAACTGAATTATATGTGCTATCTTTCTTAATTAAATGCCTTAAATATTCAGAAGCAGAGATCCTGGCAGAGGCAAATGCAACATTCCTGGTTTCCCTCACCTCCCATTTTTACTTCCTCTATGTGTGATTCATCTGTGTGGTTAAAGTAGGAGAACATTCAATTACAACTGATGGTGGTTCCCAAAGGAGATGAAATCTGAGTTAAGTTTGGGAGAGGAAGAGTGGTTTGATAGATGTGGTATGATGGGGTTGTTAACAGGAAGGAGGCATAACTGGAGAAAAGTGTGACTAGAGTATGATTAGCAAGAGAGGCCAAATGAAGACATACTTTAACTGGATCAAAGGGATAAGCACAAAGAATGGATGCAGTGAGGCTCAAGACAGCACAGGGAAGAATTAGAACCTAGTCTGTCATAGAAGGTGGACCATGAACTGagtgagagggttttttttttaaacaaggattTTGAGAGTGTTCAAATTATCCTAGTTCCTAACAGTAGATCTGCAAGGCCCATATCAGGATAGTGTCAGTGATCCTAGCAATCATTTGGCAACTCTCGAAATTATTTGTAAAGCAGATGGTTGGGAGTGTTCAAGGAGCAAGTGTCAGGATACTTGAGCCTGGCCTAGGAACCTTTCCTTCATATTCAGGTAACTGGAAAATAACCTGTCACTGTCCCTGTTGAGGACAGAATTCTCAGCTCTTAAGATACCACTCCTTACAGACATGCAGTCTAAAATGGAATGACACTGGACTGACTGGAAATGTGTAAAACTTCAGTCTGAGGGTGACAGAGGAGCAGCTGGCGTTAGAGTAAGATTGGCCTACTCAGGGCTTCATTTGGTACAAGTAAGGGTTTTCAAAGAGCTGTTAATAGGCGAAACATTTGTGGAAACAGAGTCATGAAAAATTCTACACACAAACTAAAAGACATTAATGTAGACATCAGTCATCCctaagtttcaaaaaaaaagaagatttgaCTTTTGCATATGACCCCAAAGGTCTATTAGGTATTCAGAAACTAAATTAGGGATGAGATTGGAAGGATAGAAGAGGAGATACAAAGTAAAATCATTTAAGTATTTGTTGTCCAAAATAACCTTTCGGAATTCTTGCAACGTCAAGATGCTTTTAGCACCACTCAGATTGAGTTCTCCTTTAGTACAGAAAACTGTGAGCCATTttttgagggaaggaagggaggaagaaatttgggATAATTCTTGTAAGTTCTTTCCCTTTTTATGTCCTCCTCTAGTCTATGCCTAAATTGGATTTGTAAGTGAACATGCTTGCATATTGAGTATGTTCATGGTGAAAGAAGCAGAGTTAATGAAATTCTGTGACTTCCTCTTCCTCACGACATCTTTCCTTTCCCAGATGGCCAAAAAGGCTTTGAAATCTGAGTCTTCCACCTCAACCACAGTGAAGGAAGATAAACAGCCAGCACCAGAGCCTGTGGAAAAGCCACTCAGAGAACCTGTCAGGTGAGAGAGATGCCCTTTTGTGATGTTGGCTGAAACACTGGGGTCATGTGTGGGAAGCATAGTCGTCTTCTTCGAGCAGGATTAGTGGTTTGACCTCTTAACATGTTACTGGGTTACTCGTAGAAGGCACTGTGGGATATACAGAGCACATCCTGGGAAGATGGGAATATTGAAAACGGGATGTCAGATCCTTGGCAGAAGTTCCTGACTGGCTATTCCTCAAaggttctttccttctgtttctctctccttgcCTCACCTGTATCTACTCAGTACTTCCCTGTTGATACCTTATCTCTTAATGCAGTGTTCAAACTTGTGAATCAGATTCCCAGGACCAGTTAACAAAGCAGAGGCCACACATTTAGATGTCTTTGCGGGCCCAGTAGGAGATGTAAAGGAGCAAAGTGGGTCTAGGATAATACAGTTGAGAGCATGGGACTGGGACACAGAGAGGGCATGCTTTCAAGCTTCGTGTGATTGTTGCTATGTGAGATGTCCAAAGATGTCCAAACTTCAGTTCAAATTTTTATGTGAGAcgtccaaaaaaaattttttgagatttCCCAATTTTTGAATGTTGGCGGTtagtccaattaaaaaaaaaaaaaaaacttgaatagCTTAGACAAGACACATCTGCCAGCTGGGTTTGGCCTGCAGGCTGCCAGTTTGCCCTCTCCTAACAGTTTTTACTTAAAACGTCCAAATGATAGAtgaactttattttgaaaaggcaGTTTCTCATTGTTCCAAGACCGTGTGGCACTCTTCTCACTCTGAGAATTCTCAAGATCCCATTTATAAGTGTACTGTAGGAGAAAGAGGGCAGAATGGAGACCAGTCTTTTACTTCTGTCACATGAGGGTTGGACTAGGACAGCTGGAAGAAGAGTTTAGACTTCAAGGTGAGATTGCTGGATTATCAGTTGGTTGTCCAGATGGACTTGTAGTTGTTAGGCACTACACAGAGTTCTTACATTGTGGAAAGCACCGCTTCAGTCCATGCAGACTAATGGGTTAGACAGCACACAGGCTGAAGAGGTCTCTGGAGGGAGCATCATTGGCCCTAGTTCCTTTAGGGTTCTCTTACTTGAAGTTTAAGCGCCATAGTTCAACTTACATATCATATTTAAAGCCTCTGCTTAACACACTTATAAATGGaagcttttataaataaagcttgTATCACGCaccctctctgtttttttttttaaataaagagttcTCAACGTGAGGAATTTCTAATTTGGAGCTTCCCACTTTGAAAAAGTTGTGGCTGCTTGGACAAGCATCCACAATGGTGAAACTGATCTCTGTTATGTTTGTATTATTTGTAGGCAGCTACAGAACACTCCAACCACCATTGGAATTATGGCTCTGAAAGCAGCTTTCAAGACTCTGTCCAGTGCACAAGATTCTGAGGCAGCCTTCTCAAAACTGGACCAGAAAGATATGGTATTTCCTAATAAAGTGTGCCCACCATCACCAGCCCTCAAAAACAAGAGaccaagaaaagatgaaaacgaAAGTTCAGCCCCTGCTGAGGGTGAGGGTGGCTCTGAACTGCAGCCCAAGAACAAGCGCATGACAATAAGCAGATTGGTTTTGGAGGAGGACAGCCAGAGCACTGAGCCGAGCGCAGGCCTCGACTCCTCCCAGGAAGTCATTCCTGCTTCACCATCCAAGCCCACCATCCTCAACCAACCCCTCCCTGGGGAGAAGAATCCCAAGTATGAAGACCTTCTTTGTAGAAGTTTGGGGGCTGGTTGGTGGTCCTGGTTATGCCTGGTATTGCTTCCGGGAATGAAGTAACTTTCAGCTAAGTTATTCACCACCAAGGCTTGCTCAGACTGCTAGAATGTGACTCAGGGTGGGGAGTGACGTCGTAGCCATCCTGCCAGTTCTGATGCCCCGCATGTGGGCTTCCAGGCATTGCACTAGGCAGGAGTGAGGGTGAAAGGGTGTCCGAGCCTCCTACTCACCGCTGCTTCCATTTTTAGCAAACTTCTGAGTGCCTTGACTACTAAATATTAGTCTTGTTTGTTAAAGGAAGTTTGTTTGAATTGGGCCACGTTATACTTTGATCCTTAAAAGAgatttatgaatatttatagttttgcacgttccatgagcatttgagactTGGCAAATTCAGTAATTACTAATCTCTCACATTCTGCTAGGTTCTGTGGGGCAGTGGTTAGAATACTTTCATTTTGCTCCCCATCATGACCCCCAACCTGGCTTTCAGTTTTGCTACCCTTTGTGCCCTCTTGTGGATCTTTCCTCTAGGCAAACTGGTTTGCTTGCTCTCCCTGGAACCCTGTTTCTACTACTGTACTCTTCTTGCTGCCTCTCATTCCCCACATTCGGACTATCATTCCTCCACCATTGCTTGTCAGAATCCCATCTGTCTTTCAAAGAGAAGAGAAGCTGATGTTGACTAAATACTTTGTGCGGGCCAAGCACTTTCACGTATTATCTTACTGAATATCTACACTCCTCACTCTGTGAGTGATTTACTAGCCCCACTTTTTAGGTGAGGAAGGTTCAGAAAAGTTACTAACTTAACCTGAAGTCACACAGATAAAAAATGGCAAAATTGGGCTTTGggatttttaatcccagtcttGACACAAAAGCCCATGGCCTGTATACCATGTACACCAAACTGCCTCTTAAAACTCTGCCTCCTCCATAAATTTCCCCTGGTCACCCTGCTGTAAGTGATCACCTCACTGATCTCCCAAGGTCATTGCCATCTCTACTACTGCTCTCTGTTACAGCTGTTTGGGGACCTCTGCCCTGGCATGCTTGTGCTGGGTGCCCTATAGGGCTGTGGCCTCTGATAAATGATTTATACTCGGGCACAAATCTGCACTATATGCACCACTTCCTGCATTTGGAAGTGAGTGAGTCATTGGCTGGGCAGGCAGATGCAGTCAGCACACTATTACTCTCATTTGATACCTGATCTCCTCTACCCCTCACAGCAATTCTATGAACTATAAGTATTGCTCCCAtgaacagacaaggaaactggagAGAGTGCATGATTACAGTGGTTTTATAAATGGGAGACTCTGTGAAGGTTTCAGACATATTCACCTCTCTCATGTGTCAAGGGTATGAAGTATGATGGGTACTCTCAAGCAGAGGTTGGCAAATTATGGCCCCTTGGCTAAATccacctgctgcctgtttttgtaaataaagtttattggaacacagccacacccatgaattatgtattgtctgtggctgcttttgatGCTACGttgagttgagtagttgcaacaaagACAGTAAGGCCTGCAAAGCTGAAGGTACTActggccctttacaaaaaaaagggATCCTATGACCCCGGCTCTAAACGAAGCGTATGTGAGGTGCCTTGGGAGCGGCAGGGAAGAAGAGCTGGGCCTGGGCAGCAGAGTTGTGGGTGGAGCAACCTTGCAGAGGAGCAAGTGTTGAGCTggccttgaagaatgagtaggaggtCATCCAGCAATATTGGGAGGTCGGTTCTAGGAAACAGGAGCCTCTTGAATAACAGCACGAGAAAGCCTGGTATGGGCCGGAAAATGTCATGTAGTCTGTATGGCAGGAGAATACAGGGCACAGAGAGGATGAAGGGAGAAAAGTCTGGATGGGTAGATGGGCCAGATTTTGAGTTCCTATTATATTCTATCAGGCAGAGGTTCTCAAGGGGGGCTTCATATCACAATTACCTGTgcagtgtttaaaaaatatatattcccagGCTCCTGTCTACTGAATTAGAAGGGACAGGGGAGTGTTCTCTAATCTGCTTTGCTAACTGTGCCCCAGATAAGTCTAATACACCTAATCAGAAAGCCTCTGAGCAGACACCACTGAGGGCTTTTGAACAGACActgagggaaaggagaagaggagggtGGCTGGAGACTGCTGCCCAGTGAGCagtcaggacccaggggaagctGGGCCAGTGGAATCGGAGGAGGGGACGGCAGGATTAGGGTCTATCACCTAGACGGCAGGGCCACCACTACTAGATTTTTATATCCCCCACAGCACAGAACTAGTGCTTACTAGATAGTTTATTAACCAAACAAAGTAACAGTTCTTGGTTCTTGCAATTTAAGGGGCCACATGCAAAACTTCTATAAAAGGCTAGCAAAgggtaaacattttaggctttgtgtcTCTGGTGcatattcttgttttgttttttttttacaacctttggaaaatgtaaaaaccattcttagttcaAGGGCTATATAAAAACCAGCAgccacaggctgtagtttgccaacccctctAGACCATTAAGTTTTAACTTCACCAGTTAGGAGCGCAGTGAGCCAGGAAGTGACCCGGCTTGCCCGCACGGCCACCTAACAGTTAAGATGAGGACTGAGGTCTCAGCCCCTTCCACAACATGAGAAGTTAAGAAATACCAAAATGTTTATACATGTAATAAATGCTGAGTTCGGAGGAGGAGCAGAAAGTTACCAAGTGATCTGCAAAGATTGTCTGCAGGAAGAGTGAATAGCCACTTAGGTGAAAATGATGGACCCTGAGGTTAAAATCAGTTTTTATCCCAGGACTTGGATAAATAGATGGAAAACTTAAACTGTAATGCTGTCTGACCTGTATTTATGAATAGTAATTGACACAGCTAATATCCTGAGAAGGAAAAACCTcgtgtaatatttttttttttttttttttactttgtctcAAGCAAATCAGTTATTCTTAGAAATAACCCTTTGGGGGATAtgatccaatttaaaaataaagaaaagtagaGTCCACCATTTGTCCCAGCCACTTAGGTAACTGCATAGAAAACTCTTGGAACTCAAGGAATTTTTTCCAAGTTTATGCACTTATTAAGCAAACTGCTTTCATTACTCATTTGCAAAATACCCAGAcagccttaaaaataaattttttttatagcGGGGAAGGAAACAGCAGTTTGTCTCTACTCTCTTGGTCAGGTTTTTCGGTGACTTTGATCTATATAAATTCTTCAAAACTTAGTTCAGATACTTTCCATGTTTGTTTTGTAAAGGATGTTATAATTCTGAGGTCAGATTTGTGCTATGTTCTGTAAGAGTgactataattttcatttatttaataacttgggttttggattatttttcagGTTTAGGACTGTTTTTGGTTGCACCCAAGTACTCAAAATTTCATGTTCACAGGAATGATTCTTGTTTGCTTACTATTCTAATCTTTGATGGTATAAGTCCTTTACAGCTCTTTGATAATCTCATTATTAGTTTAGCTAGTATCTCTCCAGCTTCTATGAGGGTGTGTGTTACTGTGCCCGGTGTTTGGAGTAGACAAATGAGGATATGGTCCCTGCCGTCAAGGTGCTTATGGTTAAGGGTATGTCGTGATACGGTTGTGTAATAAAGTGGAAGCACTATCGTAAGGGCAGAGGAGCGGGGGCTTTTTGTATGTGTTGGGCAGCCTTCATTGAGAATGATGGCCTTGAAAGATGGGCAGGACTTCACCTGGCAGGGAAGGGAATCCCAAGGAGAGAGAACAGCAAATAGAGAGGCAGGAAAGCACAGAACTTACAGGAGGAAGCAGGAGCAGAGGGTGGTGTGGGTGTTGGTGGGGACAGGAGGAACTGATGGGAAATTGACGGGCCAGACTGCATGATCTTGATTCCCCCATATGGGCATTTAGGCTTCATTGTTTAGGCAGTGAGGAGCCATCACTTAATAGAGGAGGGATGTGGTAATTTTAGGATGATTGTTCAGGTGGCTTTGGAAGGGGAAGGGGCTAGGGGGGAGAGACTCCAGTTAAGAGGCTAGTGTAATACTGGTGAAAGGTATTGGACCATGGGCTTGGACTAGGGGaatggagagggaaaggagaacagTCCAGAGATAGGAATAGAGCATGTCTGTGATGGAGGGGAAGGAGTTTGCAGCTCTAGGTTAGAAGAATGCTGAAATCTGTAATAGAGCCCAAACCAaagaaccaaccaaccaaacaaacagcAGGAAAATGAACAGATCGTTGAGGGGGATGGTGATGTATCCAGTGCTGAGTGTGAGAGATGGTCCTGCAACCTGGGGGATGTTGACATGGAGAGGCCTGGCCAGGTCAAGATTTGGGAGTTGTGTGTAGGTGAATCTCGAATGTGGTCACAGCAGAACAGGGAGGAATACAGGGCCACGAGTAGAGCTAAGGACAGAGTATGGGATGACCTGGGATGACTTTGTTTTACCCCTTGTCTTCTCGCTGATGTTCCCTCAGAGTACCCAAAGGCAAGTGGAACAACTCTAATGGGGTTGAAGAAAAAGAGACTTGGGTAGAAGAGGACGAACTGTTTCAAGTTCAGGGTAAGCCAGATGATTCTCATTGGTCTCTCCTTGACACTTGCTGAAGTGTAGGTGCATGTTACTGTCACATCAGTGTTCCAGAAATTGCTTGTCTCCAAActagaaaaagtttaaaagttcCTCATTGTGATTCATGAGGAATCAGTTTTATGTCTTTTCCCATTAAACAATGGAGACTATCAAAGCAACgctttatatttaaagaaaactccCGGTTTGGTTTAATAAATCCTATATTTAATTGTAGTTGATGTTCTGCCTAAggttttttaattagaaaaggtAGAAGTGGTCATTCCTTACATATCTTACTTAAGTAAATAATCTCTTACCAGTTTCTATATATAAGTGTTTTTTTCTAAGATGAGAAACTTTACTTTTCCTTAATTAATATTGAACTTCATAGTATTTGCATTAGAATCTCTCCCACCACATATTTTGCACTCTGATGGAAATATATACACGCTAAACCTTAGTTTTGGAGATTCTGAAGACTTTTGTAACACAGCAGCAACAGTAATCCTTTGCCAACCTCAAAGGTTTTGCCCTTAAAAATTACCTTTCATTGGCAAAAACATAGTTGGCAAAATCAAGATTACACAGAAAATGGGAGAAGTAACAATAAAAGtggcattaaatattttaaaaacaggatataaaaattctagaaaacatcCACTTCTGATGCAGTCCAGATTTGTCAGTTTCAGAAATCGGCTTCTACTATATTATGAAAtacttcataatttaaaaataaataatgtgctCCTGTAAGTATCCCTTTTCCTGAGTCACCTTTCTTCACTCTTCAGGAAGCATTACTGGGACAGTGGCGTCTGCTGAGGCAGACACTGTAGCAAGTTTCACATTTATGCAACTTGGCCTTTTCTTGCAGCTTTTTAACTGGCTCTTGTTGGCTTGAGATGCCATGTCCATTATACTTGTATACCCTACTGTAGCCCTCTGgtcctttaaaatattatcttggTCCCTGTTTTTGAGGCCTGATCTATTTCCATAGGGTGAGAGGGTAGAGTTTGACCAGATCTCACATGGTCTGTTGGAGTGGGAAGCAATAATTATTACCCCGTTCTTTTTGTTTGAAGAATTgagccaaattttttaaaaaaagtatttattttatttatttatgtttggctatgttgggtctttgttgctgtgtgcgggctttctctagttgtggcgagtgggggctactcttcgttgcagtgcgcgggcttctcattgtggtggcttctcttgttgcagagcacgggctctaggcacacgggcttcagtagttgtggctcatgggctttggagcgcaggctcaatagttgtggcgcatgggcttagttgctccgcagcatgtgggatcttcccggaccagggctcgaacccatgtcccctgcattggcaggtggattctcaaccactgcgccaccagggaagcccccagattttACTTATATCTAACAATCAGGGATTTGGAAATTCAAAAACAGTAAAACTGTGTTATTTCAAAGCAGTAATTAACAAGGGGTTATGagcagaaattatatatatacacacacacacactcaagtatgtgtgtatatatacacacataaatacatatatatattacatacacatacatatatatatatatatgtgtgtgtatatatatattaggatTTTAAATACCACAGTTCCTCAGTAAGTTTAGAAAATGATAGTGGTTTTACTAAAGA
Proteins encoded in this region:
- the TERF2 gene encoding telomeric repeat-binding factor 2 isoform X3, yielding MDFKSQQALRPTHRELRGPRGRLGATGPCPPRSPRAARNAVRIMAAGAGTAGSASGPGVVRDPAASQSKKRPGREGAQRSDAMAGGGGSSDSSGRAAGRRASRSGGRARRGRHAPGLGGAAERGAGEARLEEAVNRWVLKFYFHEALRAFRSSRYGDFRQIRDIMQALLVRPLGKEHTVSRLLRVMQCLSRIEEGENLDCSFDMEAELTPLESAINVLEMIKTEFTLTEAVVESSRKLVKEAAVIICIKNKEFEKASKILKKHMSKDPTTQKLRNDLLNIIREKNLAHPVIQNFSYETFQQKMLRFLESHLDDAEPYLLTMAKKALKSESSTSTTVKEDKQPAPEPVEKPLREPVRQLQNTPTTIGIMALKAAFKTLSSAQDSEAAFSKLDQKDMVFPNKVCPPSPALKNKRPRKDENESSAPAEGEGGSELQPKNKRMTISRLVLEEDSQSTEPSAGLDSSQEVIPASPSKPTILNQPLPGEKNPKVPKGKWNNSNGVEEKETWVEEDELFQVQEVDCRGKRVGQGWSAEVRGRKLGRHF